From the genome of Pelmatolapia mariae isolate MD_Pm_ZW linkage group LG12, Pm_UMD_F_2, whole genome shotgun sequence, one region includes:
- the LOC134639181 gene encoding cilia- and flagella-associated protein 157-like, which yields MASDKEMTLYLKQIRYLEEQLDSCRPKQEQMEKEYQELASEFAVLQEDSKIQTGHLKRILTAKEKRVTELLEQLENEHQEAKRYRDNMMLQHSKEMQEMCERIEKLKSENKIEVEKLEKQEKDLISVKWRLSAMESLWKQLEKQKEEHDSATKTVKVAAQGEMDRKVERLQSIVEPTVKLKTEKILTKNRAEHEERLEQLHFLKSELVPLQEDVDAMQARQRDLCSEQDDLEKDFIKIIQQKSILKKNLDELREQCQQLTTELKDCTLAKLRTLAKIKALSQSLSLVHEECRQKSARITSLSDQIQKVRCKNLKLEGVKQEAAIILGHILSDAEKSSENQWKVQRLLEILESTAVL from the exons ATGGCTTCCGATAAAGAAATGACCTTATATTTGAAACAAATTCGATATCTAGAGGAGCAGCTGGATAG CTGTCGGCCTAAACAAGAGCAGATGGAGAAAGAATACCAGGAGCTCGCCTCTGAATTCGCCGTGCTGCAGGAGGACTCAAAAATCCAGACTGGTCACCTGAAACGCATCCTGACTGCGAAAGAAAAGAGGGTGACTGAGTTGTTGGAACAGCTGGAGAATGAGCATCAGGAAGCCAAACGCTACAGAGACAACATGATGCTGCAGCACAGCAAGGAGATGCAGGAGATGTGTGAGCGGATTGAAAAGCTTAAGTCAGAGAACAAGATAGAGG TGGAAaagttggagaagcaggagaagGACCTGATTTCAGTGAAGTGGCGTCTGTCTGCCATGGAGTCTCTGTGGAAGCAGCTGGAAAAACAGAAGGAAGAGCATGACAGTGCCACCAAAACAGTGAAGGTGGCAGCACAGGGGGAGATGGACAG GAAAGTTGAGAGATTGCAGAGCATCGTGGAGCCTACTGTAAAGCTGAAGACTGAAAAAATACTTACGAAAAACAGGGCTGAGCACGAGGAGCGGCTGGAGCAGCTCCACTTTCTGAAGAGTGAGCTGGTGCCCCTGCAGGAGGACGTGGATGCCATGCAAGCCAGACAGAGGGATCTTTGTTCTGAACAAGATGATCTGGAGAAAGATTTCATTAAGATTATTCAGCAGAAATCCATCCTCAAGAAG AACCTAGATGAGCTAAGAGAGCAGTGCCAGCAGTTGACTACAGAGCTGAAGGACTGTACGTTGGCTAAGCTGCGCACACTGGCTAAAATCAAGGCTCTCAG CCAGAGTCTGTCTTTAGTACACGAGGAGTGTCGTCAAAAATCAGCCAGGATAACTTCACTCTCAGACCAGATCCAGAAAGTGAGGTGCAAGAATTTGAAGCTGGAGGGTGTCAAGCAGGAAGCAGCCATCATTCTCGGACACATCCTGTCG GACGCAGAGAAGTCGTCTGAGAATCAGTGGAAGGTGCAGAGGCTGCTGGAGATCCTGGAGAGCACCGCCGTGCTCTGA